One stretch of Segatella copri DNA includes these proteins:
- a CDS encoding DUF4992 family lipoprotein — MKKNHFIARKGLFSLALAAVGAMFLGSCAVDGFDDKEKFDDGVSGVKLESPELSTKTVAASDGSDKLQVSWKVVYGAGGYECKAYNVDDPDNPEEVASDTIDGTSFQFKIAEDTNYKIAVRTLGNKAKNNTEADKATELEYSTLVPAKTIPNNSDISEFIAANLQESDKEQAFELEAGGTYTCNNSIDFKGNKMTLRGNKLSHALVTMGEGAAIYTSAQLKVKFINFDCSSTTHKGGIIEMSPEPPASCSAESQGVGAGKNGGKPADVYILQDPIIIQDCAFKNVIDGLFSVGQCSWGIADVRVMNSVVQMRNDGKKNSNGAIICGFSNGFKAPSGGQFWYGGIKSITIKNSTIYNIESNSKNRMFRFNNKDLDHAFPTAGGSCTMMDNTFIRVYDKKEFGNNTPNNNKYVITYDNNIFYDCFRLQKFIQGNCKLEYHQNLNTVWSVGSSVDGTDKGKLATEENAGFAEAETKKELDFTQPNFGLNFKATGAISSTIGDPRWRK, encoded by the coding sequence ATGAAGAAAAATCATTTCATTGCGCGGAAAGGACTCTTCTCTCTGGCACTTGCTGCCGTAGGAGCGATGTTCTTGGGTTCGTGTGCCGTTGATGGTTTTGATGACAAAGAGAAGTTTGACGACGGCGTGTCTGGAGTGAAACTTGAGTCACCTGAACTCTCGACAAAGACAGTTGCTGCTTCTGATGGTTCAGATAAGCTGCAAGTATCATGGAAGGTAGTCTATGGCGCTGGTGGTTACGAGTGTAAGGCTTATAATGTGGATGATCCTGACAATCCTGAGGAGGTGGCGAGTGATACCATTGATGGTACCTCTTTCCAATTCAAGATAGCTGAAGATACCAATTATAAGATAGCTGTGCGTACCTTGGGTAACAAGGCAAAGAACAATACTGAGGCTGATAAGGCTACAGAATTGGAATATAGTACATTGGTTCCAGCTAAGACCATTCCTAATAATTCTGATATTTCAGAATTCATTGCTGCCAACTTGCAGGAATCTGATAAGGAGCAGGCTTTCGAGTTGGAAGCAGGTGGTACTTATACCTGCAATAACTCAATTGATTTCAAGGGCAACAAGATGACCCTTCGTGGTAACAAACTGAGCCATGCTTTGGTTACTATGGGTGAAGGTGCTGCCATCTATACTTCAGCTCAGCTGAAGGTGAAGTTCATCAATTTCGACTGCTCTTCCACAACTCATAAGGGTGGTATCATCGAGATGTCTCCAGAGCCACCTGCATCTTGCTCTGCAGAGTCTCAGGGCGTTGGTGCTGGCAAGAATGGTGGTAAGCCTGCCGATGTATATATCCTGCAAGACCCAATTATCATTCAGGATTGTGCCTTCAAGAATGTCATCGACGGACTCTTCTCTGTAGGCCAGTGCTCTTGGGGTATTGCTGATGTACGTGTGATGAACAGCGTGGTTCAGATGCGTAATGACGGAAAGAAGAACTCTAATGGTGCTATCATCTGCGGCTTTTCTAATGGCTTCAAGGCTCCTAGTGGCGGTCAGTTCTGGTATGGTGGTATCAAGAGCATTACCATCAAGAACTCTACTATCTACAATATTGAAAGCAATAGTAAGAATCGTATGTTCCGTTTCAACAACAAGGATTTGGACCATGCCTTCCCTACAGCAGGTGGTTCTTGTACCATGATGGATAATACCTTTATCCGTGTATATGACAAGAAGGAGTTCGGTAACAATACTCCTAACAACAATAAGTACGTGATTACTTATGATAACAACATCTTCTACGACTGCTTCCGTTTGCAGAAGTTCATTCAGGGCAACTGTAAATTGGAATATCACCAGAATCTGAATACTGTCTGGAGTGTCGGCAGTTCAGTAGATGGAACCGATAAGGGTAAGCTGGCTACTGAAGAGAATGCTGGATTTGCTGAGGCAGAGACCAAGAAGGAACTCGACTTCACCCAGCCTAACTTCGGGCTTAATTTCAAGGCTACCGGTGCGATTTCAAGTACAATCGGTGATCCACGTTGGAGAAAATAA
- a CDS encoding sugar phosphate isomerase/epimerase family protein, producing MKQLSYHSRFILVLLFTLLNTLPICSQAATPRYRIAACDWMMLKRQKLGEFKLAHELGADGVEVDMGGLGKRVLFDNQLREPQQAEKFQAAARQYGVAVPSMAMSGFFAQSFLTRDNYQDLLKDCFQTIKLFGSKVAFLPLGGSGKDWQQEGCAAYQQMVSRLRTAGEMAKQEGITIGIRTGMGAKFDKKLLKKVGSSQIKVYYNFQDAADHHRDICKELRKLGAQRIVQIHASNTDSVNLQEDPEINLPKIRKTLDKMKWSGWLVVERSRDVKRVRDVKYNFGRNIAYLKQVFQER from the coding sequence ATGAAACAACTGTCTTATCATAGTAGGTTTATATTGGTTCTGTTATTTACGTTGTTGAACACTTTACCAATATGCTCACAGGCGGCAACTCCTAGGTACAGGATAGCTGCTTGCGACTGGATGATGCTGAAACGTCAGAAGCTGGGCGAGTTTAAACTGGCTCATGAATTAGGAGCAGATGGCGTTGAGGTTGACATGGGCGGATTGGGTAAACGCGTGTTATTTGATAATCAGCTTAGAGAACCACAACAGGCAGAAAAGTTTCAGGCTGCAGCCCGCCAGTATGGCGTAGCTGTTCCTTCTATGGCGATGAGTGGCTTCTTCGCTCAGAGTTTCCTGACTCGTGATAATTATCAAGACCTTTTGAAAGATTGTTTCCAGACGATAAAACTCTTTGGCAGCAAGGTGGCTTTCCTTCCACTCGGAGGTAGCGGAAAAGACTGGCAGCAGGAAGGCTGTGCAGCATACCAGCAGATGGTTTCTCGCCTTCGCACAGCCGGTGAGATGGCAAAGCAGGAGGGTATCACCATCGGTATCAGAACCGGAATGGGAGCTAAGTTTGATAAGAAACTGCTGAAGAAAGTAGGCAGCAGTCAGATTAAGGTCTACTACAATTTTCAGGATGCAGCCGATCATCATCGTGATATCTGCAAGGAACTCCGGAAGTTGGGCGCCCAGCGTATCGTCCAGATACATGCTTCCAATACAGATAGCGTAAATCTTCAGGAAGACCCGGAGATTAATCTTCCGAAAATCAGGAAGACGCTTGACAAGATGAAATGGAGCGGCTGGCTGGTGGTAGAGCGGAGCCGTGATGTAAAGAGGGTAAGAGACGTGAAATATAATTTCGGTAGAAACATCGCTTACTTAAAACAGGTATTTCAAGAGCGGTAA
- a CDS encoding AraC family transcriptional regulator: MIVADFRVYCSLKSKDSFLWFGTWFGLSRFDGSRFANYSDAYISSSDQPPRKVEWLAEDALGNLWIKTLDWKLSVFFKQIERFEDVYEELKPYARNLQVIKIQADGTGKILLLTKDKNLLLAETLKDGNIRIQTLVDARKYINTFNYQLCQDVVQLKASRANYVGKDYQIYSVPVTAKNRKWTLGMWQQYFARKSKEHFVYHTPNGCVWQLDESHTALVCRNPKTGWERRYPVSGVGKVVEPKFIATSHHGYFYLSGAGEIIYIDPQTMEGVNLAFLPKFQDHKPDSHFLNMNLDKDGLLWLTSADNGIYRVSFTPNQFRVIPLPDGDKSGVKAICQLKNSDVLVGARSKNVYLLDMQGRVKQVFDYAHHQIGSIYHAMCDDRQNLWLSTKGDGLVKLTPDSSRPIGYRIAHYRHDARDPYSISGNNVYMTCQDSYHRIWVATLDGGLNLLQEQGGKVRFYNKYHGMKNYPGYGLYMDARNLVEDSHQRIWVGTMDGLMSFKTDFKSVGDLRFETYRNTDINTRANSDIYGLYKDNNRQVWMCTFGGGLSRLDGFDEVTHLPILTSLGAKEGLHNDVIISILEDKMGRLWLVNADGLSCYDYQSDRIQHFDNSDGFPDVQLEESSAALIQNGEIWLGCKEGILAYQPERIHTTRLQYPIYIIGGEVNNRDIRSYNQPAILEKSMVYTDRLTLRHSQSMFTLEFAALNFCNPERISYRYRLKGYDHDWHYAGKNRLASYTNVPSGTYQFIVEVMDATNPDSHSTRELTITILPPWWATWWAYLIYIILISVASYYAFRYAKYQIRLKNNIYIQNQLAEYKRKFNAEQQDKQFADKVRRFMEANLTNADFEIDMLAQELGMSRSAFFKKTKAVMGCSPSDMVKDFKLSHAVELLKHSGQSITDVAYCCGFTDVGYFGKCFRKKYGMSPREYVAQQQESEIKK; this comes from the coding sequence ATGATAGTTGCGGATTTTAGGGTATACTGTTCTCTGAAGTCGAAAGACAGTTTCCTGTGGTTTGGAACCTGGTTCGGCTTATCCCGTTTCGACGGTTCCCGTTTTGCCAATTATTCTGATGCTTACATCTCTTCTTCCGACCAGCCACCCCGTAAGGTAGAATGGTTGGCAGAAGATGCTCTGGGCAATCTCTGGATCAAGACGCTCGACTGGAAACTCAGCGTCTTCTTCAAGCAGATCGAACGTTTCGAAGATGTCTATGAAGAACTGAAACCTTATGCCCGTAATCTGCAGGTCATCAAGATTCAGGCAGATGGTACCGGCAAGATTCTCCTGCTCACCAAAGATAAGAACCTGCTTCTTGCAGAAACATTAAAGGATGGAAACATCCGTATCCAGACGCTGGTAGATGCCCGAAAGTATATCAATACGTTCAATTATCAGTTGTGCCAGGATGTGGTACAGCTGAAGGCTTCGCGTGCCAACTATGTAGGAAAGGATTATCAGATTTATTCCGTTCCTGTTACTGCGAAAAACAGGAAGTGGACGCTCGGCATGTGGCAGCAGTATTTCGCCCGTAAATCAAAGGAACATTTTGTTTATCATACCCCGAACGGATGTGTGTGGCAGTTGGATGAGTCGCATACCGCCCTGGTGTGCCGTAATCCGAAGACCGGATGGGAACGCCGTTATCCGGTTTCGGGCGTAGGTAAGGTGGTGGAACCTAAGTTCATCGCCACCTCTCATCATGGTTACTTCTATCTTTCCGGTGCTGGCGAAATTATCTATATTGATCCGCAGACGATGGAAGGCGTTAACCTGGCTTTCCTTCCTAAGTTCCAAGACCATAAGCCAGATAGCCACTTCTTGAACATGAACCTGGACAAGGACGGACTGTTGTGGCTCACTTCTGCTGATAATGGTATTTACCGTGTCAGTTTCACCCCCAACCAGTTCCGTGTCATCCCTTTGCCGGATGGTGATAAGAGTGGAGTGAAAGCCATCTGCCAGTTGAAGAATAGTGATGTGCTGGTGGGTGCCCGCAGCAAGAATGTTTATCTGTTGGATATGCAGGGCAGGGTGAAGCAGGTGTTCGATTATGCCCATCATCAAATCGGCAGCATTTATCATGCCATGTGTGATGACAGGCAGAATCTCTGGCTCTCTACTAAGGGAGACGGATTGGTAAAACTGACTCCCGATTCCTCCAGACCAATAGGGTATCGCATCGCTCATTACCGTCATGATGCCCGGGATCCTTATTCCATCAGCGGCAACAATGTCTATATGACCTGTCAGGATTCCTACCATCGCATCTGGGTGGCTACGCTGGATGGAGGTCTCAATCTGCTGCAGGAACAGGGCGGAAAGGTGCGCTTCTATAATAAATATCATGGTATGAAAAACTATCCCGGTTACGGACTCTATATGGATGCCCGCAACCTGGTAGAGGACAGTCATCAGAGAATATGGGTAGGAACGATGGACGGACTGATGTCTTTCAAGACAGATTTCAAATCGGTAGGCGACCTGCGCTTCGAGACTTATCGCAATACCGATATCAATACCCGTGCCAATAGTGACATCTACGGACTTTACAAGGATAACAACAGGCAGGTTTGGATGTGTACCTTTGGTGGAGGTCTGAGTCGTCTGGATGGTTTTGATGAAGTGACGCATCTGCCTATCCTTACTTCTTTGGGAGCAAAGGAAGGTTTGCATAATGATGTCATCATTTCGATTTTAGAGGATAAGATGGGACGTCTTTGGCTGGTAAATGCCGATGGCTTGTCGTGCTATGATTATCAATCAGACCGCATCCAGCATTTCGACAATTCCGACGGTTTCCCTGATGTTCAGCTTGAGGAATCTTCTGCGGCTTTGATCCAGAATGGGGAGATATGGCTGGGGTGCAAGGAAGGAATCCTTGCTTATCAGCCGGAACGTATCCATACCACCCGTCTGCAATATCCTATATATATAATAGGTGGAGAGGTGAACAACCGCGATATCCGCAGTTACAATCAGCCAGCCATCTTGGAGAAATCGATGGTTTATACCGATCGTCTCACCCTGCGTCATTCCCAGTCGATGTTCACTCTGGAGTTTGCTGCCCTGAATTTCTGCAATCCGGAGCGCATCAGCTACCGTTACCGGCTGAAGGGTTACGACCATGATTGGCATTATGCCGGCAAGAACCGTCTGGCTTCCTATACCAATGTGCCGTCGGGAACCTATCAGTTTATCGTAGAGGTAATGGATGCCACCAATCCTGATTCTCACAGCACGAGAGAGTTGACCATCACCATTCTTCCACCCTGGTGGGCTACGTGGTGGGCTTATCTCATCTACATCATTCTGATATCCGTAGCCAGCTACTATGCTTTCCGCTATGCGAAGTATCAGATTCGGCTGAAGAACAATATCTACATCCAGAACCAGCTGGCAGAGTATAAGCGCAAGTTTAATGCCGAACAGCAGGATAAGCAGTTTGCCGACAAGGTGCGCCGGTTTATGGAAGCCAACTTGACTAATGCCGATTTCGAGATAGATATGCTGGCACAGGAATTGGGCATGAGCCGTTCAGCCTTCTTCAAGAAGACGAAGGCTGTGATGGGCTGTTCGCCAAGCGATATGGTGAAGGATTTCAAACTGAGTCATGCCGTAGAATTGCTGAAGCATTCCGGCCAGAGTATCACAGATGTAGCCTACTGTTGCGGCTTCACCGATGTAGGCTATTTCGGCAAGTGCTTCCGTAAGAAATATGGCATGTCGCCAAGAGAGTATGTAGCGCAGCAGCAGGAGAGTGAAATAAAAAAATAA